A window of Brachybacterium fresconis contains these coding sequences:
- a CDS encoding flavin-containing monooxygenase, with the protein MPDLHDQISTRDKVLIIGAGPAGLAAAAALKALEVPFDLVDRAKHVGGIWNEEREDTPVWPALEMISSREFTQYEDMLQPVSFPEFLSPGHMAKYLRAYAARHQLTDDFRPGVAVRSARPFGEGVWQVELSTGEIMIYRAVISAHGISQRPHRPDWAADVPKSVRVIHSSQWEGPDGLEGQRVLVVGSGQSAADISVDAARRALEVRWSMRTGHWVVPRRIGRVPGDVAASREPSMLGGLNAKIAEAVVTRSVGHPADAGLPRPAAPLLEDSVIISDEVLDRVREGRITPAGEVTGIDADGTLTHLGPESHAGHIRYAPDLIVLATGYEVGADHLSEEIVPRTASGEPDLFLGAFPRGRDDFAVLGQQRVAGGVLPVLVEQADLAAYMMAAARGGDSPALRQFQRLRAGSESAVPTAAAPAGGGALGRLGGVLGTNRVTARSTPGDRGGTDGAGEDLVPSVDRDTLLARLRSVRELFD; encoded by the coding sequence ATGCCCGACCTCCACGACCAGATCTCCACCCGCGACAAGGTGCTGATCATCGGCGCCGGGCCCGCCGGCCTCGCAGCCGCTGCGGCCCTGAAGGCCCTGGAGGTCCCCTTCGACCTGGTCGACCGGGCCAAGCACGTCGGCGGCATCTGGAACGAGGAGCGCGAGGACACCCCCGTGTGGCCCGCGCTGGAGATGATCTCCTCGCGGGAGTTCACGCAGTACGAGGACATGCTGCAGCCGGTGTCCTTCCCCGAGTTCCTCAGCCCCGGCCACATGGCCAAGTACCTGCGCGCCTATGCGGCGCGCCACCAGCTGACCGACGATTTCCGCCCCGGCGTCGCCGTGCGCTCCGCCCGCCCCTTCGGCGAGGGCGTGTGGCAGGTCGAGCTGTCCACCGGCGAGATCATGATCTACCGCGCGGTGATCTCCGCGCACGGCATCTCCCAGCGCCCGCACCGTCCCGACTGGGCCGCGGACGTCCCGAAGTCCGTGCGGGTCATCCACTCCTCCCAGTGGGAGGGCCCGGACGGGCTCGAGGGCCAGCGCGTGCTCGTCGTCGGCTCCGGGCAGTCCGCCGCCGACATCTCGGTCGACGCCGCCCGCCGCGCCCTCGAGGTGCGCTGGTCGATGCGGACCGGGCACTGGGTGGTGCCGCGACGGATCGGCCGCGTCCCCGGGGACGTCGCCGCCTCCCGCGAGCCCTCCATGCTCGGCGGACTGAACGCCAAGATCGCCGAGGCCGTCGTCACCCGCAGCGTCGGCCACCCCGCCGACGCCGGCCTGCCGCGTCCGGCCGCCCCGCTGCTCGAGGACTCCGTGATCATCTCCGACGAGGTGCTGGATCGCGTGCGCGAGGGCCGGATCACGCCCGCCGGCGAGGTCACCGGGATCGACGCCGACGGCACCCTCACCCACCTCGGCCCCGAGTCCCACGCCGGGCACATCCGCTATGCCCCGGATCTGATCGTCCTGGCCACCGGCTACGAGGTCGGCGCCGATCACCTGAGCGAGGAGATCGTCCCGCGCACCGCGAGCGGCGAGCCCGACCTGTTCCTCGGGGCCTTCCCGCGCGGCCGCGACGATTTCGCGGTGCTGGGTCAGCAGCGGGTCGCCGGCGGCGTGCTGCCGGTGCTCGTGGAGCAGGCCGATCTGGCCGCCTACATGATGGCCGCCGCCCGGGGCGGGGACTCCCCTGCGCTGCGGCAGTTCCAGCGCCTGCGCGCCGGCTCCGAGAGCGCCGTGCCGACGGCCGCCGCTCCCGCCGGCGGCGGGGCGCTGGGTCGCCTGGGCGGAGTGCTCGGGACGAACCGGGTCACCGCTCGCAGCACCCCGGGCGACCGCGGCGGGACCGATGGCGCCGGCGAGGACCTCGTGCCCTCGGTGGATCGCGACACCCTGCTCGCGCGTCTGCGCTCGGTGCGCGAACTGTTCGACTGA